The following proteins are co-located in the Neomonachus schauinslandi chromosome 8, ASM220157v2, whole genome shotgun sequence genome:
- the LOC110586760 gene encoding olfactory receptor 2H1 translates to MANQSSPGGFLLLGFSEHPGLERILFVVVLTSYLLTLVGNTLIILLSVQDPRLHSPMYFFLSNLFFLDLCFTTSSIPQMLVNLWGPKTISFLGCSVQLFIFLFLGTTECILLTVMAFNHYVAICQSLHYTTIIHPRLCWQLASRAWVISLLESVVGTPPTLRLPFCPHRQVDDFVCEVLALIRLSCGNTTYNEIQMAVASILILVLPLSLILVSYCAIARVVLRINSTKGWKKTFGTCSSHLAMVTLLYSSVIAIYLQSQNSYARKRGKFFGLFYAVGTPALNSLIYTLRNKEVKGAFMRLLGKDRDTRGS, encoded by the coding sequence ATGGCCAACCAGAGCTCCCCTGGGGGCTTCCTCCTTCTGGGCTTCTCTGAACACCCAGGACTAGAAAGAATCCTCTTTGTGGTTGTCCTCACTTCCTACCTTCTGACTCTGGTGGGCAACACCCTCATCATTCTGCTGTCCGTGCAGGACCCCAGGCTTCACTCCCCGATGTACTTTTTCCTCTCTAACCTGTTCTTCTTGGACCTCTGCTTCACCACAAGTTCCATCCCCCAGATGCTGGTCAACCTCTGGGGCCCAAAGACCATCAGCTTCCTTGGCTGCTCTGTTCAGCTCTTCATCTTTCTGTTCCTGGGGACCACTGAGTGCATCCTCCTGACAGTGATGGCCTTCAACCACTATGTGGCCATCTGCCAGTCTCTCCACTATACCACCATCATCCACCCGCGCCTGTGCTGGCAGCTGGCATCCAGGGCCTGGGTCATCAGTCTGCTAGAGTCAGTAGTCGGGACACCACCAACTCTCCGCCTGCCCTTCTGTCCCCACCGGCAGGTGGATGATTTTGTGTGTGAAGTCCTAGCTCTAATCAGACTGTCCTGTGGGAACACCACCTACAATGAGATCCAGATGGCTGTTGCCAGCATCCTCATCTTGGTTTTGCCCCTCAGCCTCATCCTTGTCTCTTACTGTGCCATTGCCCGGGTAGTGCTGAGGATTAACTCTACAAAAGGGTGGAAAAAGACATTTGGGACCTGCTCCTCCCATCTTGCCATGGTCACCCTCTTGTACAGCTCAGTCATTGCTATCTACCTCCAGTCCCAAAATTCCTATGCTCGCAAAAGGGGCAAGTTCTTTGGTCTATTCTATGCTGTGGGCACTCCAGCACTTAACTCTCTCATTTACACCCTGAGGAACAAGGAGGTAAAGGGGGCCTTCATGAGGTTGCTGGGGAAGGACAGGGACACAAGGGGGAGCTGA